The Anas platyrhynchos isolate ZD024472 breed Pekin duck chromosome 3, IASCAAS_PekinDuck_T2T, whole genome shotgun sequence genome includes a window with the following:
- the KRTCAP3 gene encoding keratinocyte-associated protein 3, whose product MAGGRAGRRGLAALAEPRRLMRAGLGLIVLGHGSLVLGAIVHGSVLRHVARASRAVTPEYAVANVVSVVSGLLSITAGIVAILVSHNLSRAVLHWTLLSVSLLNCLLSTACSVGLALAIALTVHSRGMRLVTGCNSSALPADARVAIATNDCPFNTTRIYDTALALWFPSMVLVAAEAVLSGRCCLVALILQDIGPCGRTYGKDQLVKPGTLKEGQHLFGVAETCA is encoded by the exons ATGGCGGGCGGgcgcgcggggcggcgggggctggCGGCGCTGGCGGAGCCGCGGAGGCTGATGCGCGCGGGGCTGGGCCTCATCGTGCTTGGCCACggcagcctggtgctgggcGCCATCGTGCACGGCTCCGTCCTGCGGCACGTGGCCCGCGCCAGCCGCGCTGTCACCCCTGAGTACGCGGTGGCCAACGTCGTGTCCGTGGTCTCCGGGTTGCTG AGCATCACTGCGGGCATCGTTGCCATCCTGGTGTCACACAACCTGTCCCGGGCAGTCCTG cattgGACCTTACTGAGTGTGTCCCTGTTGAACTGCCTGCTGTCCACAGCATGCAGTGTGGGCCTGGCGCTAGCCATCGCCCTCACAGTTCACAGCCGTGGCATGCGCCTTGTCACCGGCTGCAACAGCTCTGCACTGCCAGCTGATGCCCGTGTAGCCATAGCGACCAACGACTGTCCCTTCAACACCACGCGCATCTAT GACACAGCTCTGGCGCTCTGGTTCCCCTCCAtggtgctggtggctgcagaAGCTGTGCTATCTGGCAGGTGTTGTTTGGTGGCCCTGATCCTACAGGACATTGGCCCCTGTGGACGCACCTATGGTAAAGACCAG CTGGTCAAGCCAGGTACACTGAAGGAGGGGCAACACCTGTTTGGGGTGGCTGAGACTTGTGCCTAG